One part of the Panulirus ornatus isolate Po-2019 chromosome 73, ASM3632096v1, whole genome shotgun sequence genome encodes these proteins:
- the LOC139748322 gene encoding uncharacterized protein isoform X4 — translation MSAKRQGLDEDKSFNYAELLRRLSMTQDFVTQSPVAQAIQKKSGSPAQVQDANSLDSSGSSSIPCEYSTSSTSPGYSKVCLGLRSPGKVSPLRGRTMKEYEEQLGNLKKENFSLKLRIYFLEERMGQKYDKEDKEELYKTNIELKVETEALKQELYDKQELVRQASTALSGLEQQFQEQVAQIKDTHEQEKEKLQDQVQHLQKELDDHANRVREEKGRLGELTQLCGLAFSTGAEDEDTEIVHPSKNNLSLPLNLPGYNESYATPSPVQGIFSMPAIIAESAVLEKSQPQLTPATFTYTKADAEEPESAQQIVANLEAQVAELEKRVTELEGELAAKEETTCILEGDLANLRKELEDKVEKIADLEVEVTEKDMKIDDVMQELETRHMEIQAKDDQIQSLHHDLNRVEPEIEVKVQEIVERDRIIEEKIEQIEQQNKILVEIQITLDEKQKQIADMEQKITESNEKIKKLTEDLDKSCKVIQTFAEEVQARDKEILTLKKELKRKEKKIRDLVAELKEALDMLNKAKWEAETSGGEDGVKEMAEEENERLWAELESRKNEVLALRAEHKHSLSEAEERVSQLQKQLEEKLKALESMQDKHNKDTEERETRLRDQAQQVARLEGELQALRGDMSSREGQLRTNQGLVKGLEEELAGTKNQLREKRSELETLQEELKKKNADMQDLVNHELWERNKEVERLQEKLGALTSDHRHQMECLKNEMEIKNSELQKLRARINSGNNGTSDGNQVTMSPNINTYQTTINSNTTNEQKDTPHLRVVTCNGGAEVVTVNRPLQLTVNDDSSASIQVLYQEMCKIRSEAQALRLERSVLDDKLSNIQRVYDQVCQTANVSNANEYEQMDLVKRQLEESKEENLLKERKHGEIVSDFQSQIQVLRTELQNAKKKINQQLTEVSVRKYQEALKRHKQEIASLRKRLADSHNACDLLRTRLEELADFLERILEMEEKGLINLSQLSPKQLASLHKTLNESRALSRSLSQSLMIGVDITDLCDDTHLSSSVSSVSSWSLQKEDSLSETHDYVGDSSHEAIASLPDETLLQPDDSHDPAVQALATQLNTQIDQKAREIDAIAENVSVLTEQLAQRTQQVEQQAGVIGELRGQVGRLQDEVRHRDLQLASHADQDQDTGQPQVESSWLSNGNPLTASSQSTVLAVSPQTTETTHDSSSQENLHRPPSNCSYTLPPPPLHLLQDSECEMTPDIRELEISHASDRSNLSAVKSAYSTDAAIKAYSGHLGYFQQHVTPGEQNRMEGQKLRVESVKGAGTCVIPEQPWAPVSPSESEAWSEPDRNVSLARIGLDACTLVGAPDRALSRSRQQRATAAITSESDGEGAHEDTATCTANTAPASGKASKRRSDIAELRRISTKLRAVEQLNETLRAELNIYQTLSQQMAHQQHDQQERPKTSDKSVETHKGETADASVGAEEEPNLPSPPPVFAIPTPLLEEIRALRLKLEEAIANNDHLRDQLEAALTAHPHDEARFHYLTSALQTAQEEMREARDRLQVSQVAVCEQQEKCNKIQHKLQECEGLLTQCQVQLEASQTEASGAKVDLGNAQQVMQEKDLLIHEQSEQLTEKEQLLKEMEDKISQLERDAAKNPNRDEHVRKLQTELQKQESRLLQVNKERLSLVGERARLQAQLASASTQARLLQNDQQDVEEVGEERTSLFNQIDSEQVTVASLQQERQQLFTDKDQLEKKVQVLQEEVSCLQAKTEHLTSRQAHAAQQTRAEKRDTIELCKSSEKHYKTKEAEADEEHITLLQQLEAEKSIVATLQQERQQILTDKEHLEKKLQVLQEEVASLQAKIKHLISCQAHATQQVETEKRDMAELRNNNAQLQCELSELRSKAKNLEAEVTILREKQTTVDDAQLCLNEQKTLLKQLTAQLESERCLTTNLQRQLEAFRASTSPSTSHYDDSVLPNASDRASHESVTSIEFFRPVPDPGLLRKHRAASLSPTSIGKEKVQERRALSSSRRRESSKRTSTHWSEDKENLLIATTTVTTTTSTGSKRNRRLYNGNSTEGILSQQTAPPLISHHPEEEGDGGTTSGESPDLGIGSDYHFSSLERGTRTLQSLVHTAHDLPPPPLCSESNLQQFLSHSTLSVENQQLRLERDTLTAKLASTKDTLKEALEKLAKANQRKENVERAICKQLYKTHDVLKKAKTHLKQANSLPQ, via the exons CGGGAGTCCAGCACAGGTTCAAGATGCCAACAGCCTTGATTCGTCGGGCAGCAGCTCCATCCCCTGTGAGTACagtacctcctccacctctcctgggTACTCCAAAG TCTGTTTGGGCCTACGGTCGCCAGGGAAAGTTTCACCCTTGCGAGGGCGGACCATGAAGGAATATGAGGAGCAGCTGGGCAATCTTAAGAAGGAAAACTTCTCGCTGAAGCTGCGCATCTACTTCCTTGAGGAGCGGATGGGTCAGAAGTACGACAAGGAGGATAAGGAAGAACTGTACAAGACCAACATAGAACTTAAG GTGGAGACAGAGGCATTGAAACAAGAGTTATATGACAAGCAAGAGCTGGTGCGGCAGGCATCCACGGCGCTGTCAGGGTTGGAGCAGCAGTTCCAGGAGCAAGTGGCACAAATCAAAGATACACATGAACAGGAAAAGGAGAAACTGCAAGACCAAGTTCAGCATTTGCAAAAG GAACTTGATGACCATGCTAACCGTGTTCGGGAAGAAAAGGGCAGACTCGGTGAGTTAACCCAGCTGTGTGGCTTGGCATTCAGCACAGGAGCAGAAGATGAAGACACTGAAATTGTCCATCCCTCCAAGAATAATTTAAGTCTGCCGCTGAACCTTCCAGGGTATAATGAGAGTTATGCCACTCCATCACCTGTGCAAG GAATATTCAGCATGCCAGCCATAATCGCAGAATCAGCTGTCCTTGAGAAGTCACAGCCTCAGTTGACTCCAGCCACCTTCACCTACACTAAAGCTGATGCTGAAGAACCAGAGTCAGCACAGCAGATTGTGGCAAACCTTGAAGCACAGGTAGCTGAATTAGAGAAACGTGTGACTGAGCTAGAGGGAGAACTGGCTGCCAAAGAAGAAACTACATGTATATTAGAGGGAGATCTAGCCAACTTGAGAAAGGAG tTGGAAGATAAAGTAGAGAAGATAGCAGACTTAGAAGTGGAAGTAACAGAAAAGGACATGAaaattgatgatgtgatgcaggAGTTGGAAACACGGCATATGGAAATCCAAGCTAAGGATGACCAGATTCAGAGCCTGCATCATGACTTAAACAGG GTTGAACCAGAAATAGAGGTCAAGGTTCAAGAGATTGTAGAACGTGATCGAATCATTGAAGAGAAAATAGAACAGATAGAACAACAAAATAAAATTCTGGTGGAAATCCAAATTACTTTAGATGAAAAACAGAAGCAAATAGCTGATATGGAACAGAAGATTACGGAGTcaaatgagaaaataaaaaagcTGACAGAGGATCTGGATAAATCCTGTAAAGTTATTCAG ACATTTGCAGAAGAAGTTCAGGCTCGAGATAAGGAAATTCTAACCTTAAAGAAAGAATTAAAACGCAAGGAGAAGAAGATTCGTGACCTTGTGGCAGAATTGAAGGAGGCCTTAGACATGCTTAACAAGGCAAAATGGGAAGCTGAGACAAGTGGTGGTGAGGACGGAGTCAAGGAAATGGCAGAGGAGGAAAACGAG AGACTGTGGGCAGAACTAGAGTCACGCAAAAATGAGGTATTGGCACTCCGTGCAGAACACAAACACTCTTTGTCTGAGGCTGAGGAACGTGTGTCTCAACTGCAGAAACAACTAGAAGAAAAACTGAAAGCCCTTGAAAGTATGCAAGACAAGCACAACAAAGACACTGAGGAACGAGAGACCCGTCTTCGTGACCAGGCCCAACAAGTTGCACGGCTTGAGGGGGAACTTCAGGCACTCCGTGGTGACATGTCAAGCAGAGAGGGTCAACTCCGTACTAATCAGGGACTGGTTAAAGGGCTGGAAGAGGAACTTGCTGGAACAAAAAATCAGCTGAGGGAGAAAAGGTCAGAATTAGAAACACTTCAGGAAGAACTCAAGAAGAAAAATGCTGATATGCAGGATTTAGTGAATCATGAATTGTGGGAAAGAAACAAGGAAGTAGAGCGTCTTCAGGAAAAACTTGGTGCCTTAACATCAGATCATCGCCATCAAATGGAATGCTTGAAAAATGAAATGGAGATCAAGAACAGTGAATTACAGAAACTGAGGGCCAGAATAAACTCAGGAAACAATGGAACCAGTGATGGTAATCAAGTAACAATGAGCCCCAACATCAATACTTATCAGACAACAATAAATTCCAATACAACAAATGAGCAAAAGGATACACCCCATCTCAGAGTAGTCACATGCAATGGAGGTGCTGAAGTGGTTACTGTAAACCGTCCATTACAACTGACAGTCAATGATGATAGCTCAGCATCAATACAAGTGCTGTACCAAGAAATGTGTAAAATAAGAAGTGAGGCACAGGCTCTGCGTTTAGAAAGAAGTGTATTAGATGACAAGCTTTCGAACATTCAAAGAGTGTATGATCAAGTTTGCCAGACAGCTAATGTATCCAATGCtaatgagtatgaacaaatggaTTTAGTGAAAAGGCAACTTGaggagagcaaggaagaaaatctACTAAAAGAACGTAAGCATGGAGAGATTGTCAGTGATTTTCAGTCTCAGATACAAGTACTGCGAACTGAACTTCAAAATGCAAAAAAGAAGATCAATCAGCAGCTGACAGAGGTCAGTGTGCGCAAATATCAGGAAGCTCTGAAAAGACACAAGCAAGAAATTGCTTCGTTGAGAAAGAGATTAGCAGACTCACATAATGCTTGTGATCTTCTTAGAACTCGATTAGAAGAGCTAGCAGACTTCTTAGAACGTATTTTGGAAATGGAGGAGAAAGGCCTCATCAATTTAAGTCAGTTGTCACCAAAGCAACTGGCCTCATTACACAAGACACTTAATGAATCTCGTGCACTTTCTCGCTCACTCTCTCAATCTCTCATGATTGGAGTGGACATTACTGATCTGTGTGATGACACACATCTTTCAAGCTCAGTAAGTTCAGTTTCTTCATGGAGCCTACAGAAAGAAGACAGTCTTTCTGAAACACATGATTATGTGGGAGATAGTAGTCATGAAGCCATAGCTAGTCTTCCTGATGAAACATTGTTACAGCCTGATGATTCCCATGATCCAGCAGTTCAAGCACTTGCCACACAGTTGAACACTCAGATAGACCAGAAGGCTCGAGAGATTGATGCAATTGCTGAGAATGTATCAGTACTTACTGAACAGTTAGCACAGCGAACACAGCAAGTAGAGCAACAAGCAGGAGTTATTGGTGAGCTACGGGGGCAGGTAGGTCGTCTTCAAGATGAAGTACGACATAGAGATCTTCAACTAGCATCTCATGCTGACCAGGATCAAGACACTGGTCAGCCTCAGGTAGAAAGTTCCTGGCTTAGTAATGGAAATCCTCTAACAGCATCATCCCAAAGTACTGTTCTTGCAGTTTCCCCACAGACTACTGAAACCACTCATGATTCAAGCAGTCAAGAGAATCTTCACAGGCCCCCAAGTAATTGTTCATACACAttgcctccacctcctcttcatcttctacaGGATAGTGAATGCGAGATGACTCCAGATATAAGAGAGCTGGAGATAAGTCATGCATCAGATCGCAGCAATTTAAGTGCTGTCAAAAGTGCATATTCCACAGATGCAGCCATAAAAGCATACAGTGGGCATCTGGGTTACTTCCAGCAGCATGTAACACCTGGTGAACAGAATCGTATGGAGGGACAGAAACTTCGAGTAGAAAGTGTAAAAGGAGCTGGTACTTGTGTGATACCTGAACAACCCTGGGCTCCAGTTTCACCTTCTGAGAGTGAGGCATGGAGTGAACCTGATAGAAATGTGTCTTTAGCAAGGATTGGACTTGATGCCTGCACCCTAGTGGGTGCACCAGATAGAGCTTTGTCACGCTCACGTCAGCAAAGAGCAACTGCAGCCATTACTTCAGAGTCTGATGGTGAGGGTGCACATGAAGATACTGCTACTTGTACTGCCAATACTGCACCTGCATCAGGGAAAGCCTCTAAACGAAGGTCTGATATTGCAGAACTTAGACGGATATCCACAAAACTGCGTGCTGTAGAGCAGCTGAATGAAACCCTCCGTGCAGAACTAAACATTTACCAGACACTTAGTCAACAAATGGCTCATCAACAGCATGACCAGCAAGAAAGGCCAAAAACTAGTGATAAGAGTGTTGAAACACACAAAGGTGAGACAGCAGATGCCTCTGTAGGGGCTGAAGAAGAACCTAACCTGCCATCCCCTCCACCAGTGTTTGCAATTCCTACACCCCTCTTAGAAGAGATTCGTGCACTTCGCCTTAAGCTAGAGGAGGCCATTGCTAATAATGACCACCTTCGGGATCAACTGGAAGCTGCATTAACAGCTCATCCACATGATGAAGCACGCTTTCATTACCTCACTTCTGCTCTACAG aCTGCTCAGGAAGAAATGCGTGAAGCAAGAGACCGTTTACAAGTGTCACAGGTAGCAGTTTGTGAGCAACAAGAAAAATGTAACAAGATACAGCATAAATTGCAAGAGTGTGAGGGCCTTCTAACACAGTGCCAGGTACAACTGGAAGCCTCACAGACTGAAGCATCAGGTGCAAAAGTAGACTTAGGTAATGCTCAACAGGTTATGCAGGAGAAGGATTTGCTCATTCATGAACAAAGTGAACAGTTGACAGAAAAAGAGCAGCTCTTGAAAGAAATGGAAGATAAAATTAGTCAGCTTGAGAGAGATGCTGCAAAGAACCCAAATCGTGATGAGCATGTACGGAAATTACAGACAGAACTACAGAAGCAGGAATCACGCCTCCTCCAAGTAAATAAAGAACGTCTGTCTCTTGTTGGGGAGCGTGCCCGCCTTCAGGCACAGCTTGCCTCTGCCTCCACCCAAGCCCGTCTGCTTCAAAATGACCAACAAGATGTGGAAGAAGTGGGTGAGGAGCGAACTTCTCTATTTAATCAAATTGATTCTGAACAGGTTACAGTTGCTTCCTTACAGCAGGAAAGACAGCAGTTGTTTACAGACAAGGATCAGCTTGAAAAGAAAGTACAAGTACTGCAAGAGGAAGTATCATGTTTACAAGCTAAAACTGAGCATTTGACATCTCGCCAAGCACATGCTGCTCAACAGACTCGTGCAGAAAAGAGGGATACAATTGAATTATGCAAGTCTAGTGAAAAGCATTATAAAACTAAAGAAGCTGAAGCAGATGAAGAGCATATTACACTTCTGCAACAACTTGAGGCTGAAAAGAGTATTGTTGCTACCTTACAACAGGAGCGACAGCAAATACTTACAGACAAGGAGCATCTTGAAAAGAAATTACAAGTACTACAAGAGGAAGTAGCAAGTTTACAAGCTAAAATCAAGCATTTGATATCATGCCAGGCTCATGCTACCCAACAGgttgaaacagagaagagggataTGGCAGAATTGCGTAATAATAATGCTCAACTGCAGTGTGAGTTGAGTGAACTGCGGTCTAAGGCTAAAAATCTTGAAGCAGAAGTGACAATCCTCAGAGAGAAGCAGACGACAGTAGATGATGCACAGCTTTGTTTAAATGAGCAAAAAACACTCTTGAAGCAGCTGACTGCCCAACTAGAATCAGAACGATGTCTTACAACAAATCTTCAGCGACAGCTTGAGGCCTTCAGGGCAAGTACATCACCTAGTACTTCCCACTATGATGATT CTGTTTTACCTAATGCAAGTGATCGGGCTTCACATGAAAGTGTCACCAGTATTGAGTTCTTCCGGCCAGTGCCTGATCCAGGTCTTCTGAGGAAACATAGAGCAGCTTCTCTTAGTCCCACTTCTATAGGTAAAGAAAAAGTGCAGGAACGTCGCGCTTTAAGCAGTAGCCGCAGAAGAGAGAGTAGTAAGCGAACCAGCACTCACTGGAGTGAAGACAAAGAGAACCTTCTTATTGCTACGACCACAGTAACAACTACCACCAGCACTGGTAGTAAACGAAACCGGCGCCTCTACAATGGCAATTCAACTGAAGGAATTTTATCTCAACAAACTGCTCCACCGTTAATCTCTCATCAccctgaagaggaaggtgatggtggtactaCTTCTGGGGAATCACCTGACTTGGGTATTGGATCAGATTATCACTTCTCCAGTTTAGAGAGAGGGACTCGCACGCTACAATCACTTGTACATACTGCTCATGATCTCCCACCACCTCCGTTGTGCTCCGAATCTa ATCTCCAGCAGTTCCTGA GTCACAGCACTTTAAGTGTGGAGAATCAACAGTTGCGGCTGGAGCGGGATACTTTAACAGCCAAGTTAGCGTCTACAAAGGATACACTGAAGGAGGCACTAGAGAAGTTGGCAAAAGCAAATCAGCgtaaagaaaatgtagaaagagCCATTTGTAAGCAGCTGTATAAGACCCATGACGTGCTAAAAAAAGCAAAAACACATTTGAAGCAAGCAAACTCCCTACCCCAATAA